DNA sequence from the Rhizobium lusitanum genome:
AAATTCGCCGCCCCTTGCTGTTCCAGCACTAAAAGCGACCGCTGCAGCGAGCCGACGGAGGTTTTCGAGATCAGGCCGTATTTGCTGGAAAGCTCGCTGGCATTTTCGCCCATGTAGTTCAGGAGCGCCTGGAAATCCTTGAGGTCGAGCAGCGCCAGGCCATTTTCGTCGGCGATCTTGAAGGCGATGTTGAGCACGCCTTCCTGCGCCTCCGAGGCATCCATCAGCCGGGACAACAGCAGCGGTCCCATCTCGGCGATGGTGGCGCGCACGCGATGGCCCTTTTCACCGTAGATATCCCAGAAGATCACCGGAAACTGCTCGAATTCGTAAGGGGATAGGTCGACGTCCTCGGCGCGCTTCAAAAGGAAATCCTTTGGTTCGCCCTTGGCGGCGATGCCGGAGAGATCGCCCTTGATGTCGGCGCAGAAGACCGGTACGCCGGCCTTGGAAAAGCCTTCCGCCAACACCTGCAGGGTCACCGTCTTGCCCGTGCCCGTCGCGCCGGTGATGAGACCATGGCGATTGCCGAATTTAAGCGTCAGATATTCGCTCTTGTTGACACTGTCGTCCGGCTTACGGCTGGCGCCAACGAAAATCTGTCCATCTTGCTGCGGCATGAGGTGTCGTCTCCCTGTGGGCGGCGGCACGGCAACTCCGAGGAGGCTGCCAGGGCCGGTTCATCGATTTGTCCTGAAGCTGTTATAAGAACAGAGTTGCGTGGGGACAACCAGTCGCGTCATGGTTATGCTTCTGGTACTATAGAGATATTCAGTACGGCTTGTGCCGATTGTTTCATTCAGTTACGTTGACGTTAACGTCGGAAATAACAGGCAGGAGGCCACAGTGAACGAAGTTATTGATCAAATTGCAGCGAAAGCCGGCATTGCCCCCGATGTCGCGGAGAAGGCCGTCGGTACGATTCTTGGCTTCCTGCAGCGCGAAGCTCCGGATGGTCCGGTCACGAAGATGATTGCAGCTATTCCGGGTGCAACTGATCTGGTGGCACAATATGGCAGCGAAGAAGCCTCCGGTGGCGGCGGCCTGCTTGGCGGCCTCCTGAGCGCGGTCGGCGGTGGCGGCGGTATCATGGCGCTTGGCCAGCAGCTGATGAGCAGCGGCCTCAGCATGGGTGAGGTCACCTCGCTCGCCAAGGCAACCATTGAAGCTGCCCGCGAACATGCAGGCAACGACGTTGTCGACAAGGTGGTTGGCTCCGTGCCGGGGTTGAGCCAGTTCGTGTAATCTGCTGTTATTCGTGACAAGCGCCCCGCGGTTCATCTGCGGGGTTTTTCGTTTTGTCATGTTGTAAATTGCAGGCCACCTATGTCCGCCAATCCTATTCCGTCTCTTATGCCGCAAGGATCAGGCCACAGCTTCGTGCTCTATGGCGATTCCTGTTCCGGCGTTCCCGGCGCGCTGCACGAAAAGACCTTTGCCGCCGTCAATGCCGTCTTGCGTCGGCTCGATCCGCCGCCGGAATTCATTTTGTTTCCGGGCGATGAAGTCATTGGCCTGACCGCCGACGCCGAGGAGTTGAGAGCACAATGGCGGCATTGGCTCGATCACGAAATGAGCTGGCTCGACCGCCAAAAGACGCCACTTTGGCACACGACCGGCAACCACACCACCTATGATGAAATGAGCGAGCAGATCTTCCGCGAGGTCCTCCAGCTTCCGGAAAACGGACCGCCGGGCCAGGAAGGCCTGTCCTATTGGGTGCGCCGCGGCGATCTTCTGCTGGTTTTCGTTCATACGCTATGGACCGGCCTCGGCGGAGAGGGCCATGTTGAGACTGAGTGGCTCGAGGCAACGCTGAAGGCACACGGCGATATCAGCCACAAGATTGTCCTCGGCCATCATCCGGTCTTCCCCGTCAATGGATTTTCCGGCGCGTATCAGCGCGAAATAGGTCCCGAATACGCCAAGCGGTTCTGGGATATTCTGGTCGAGACGGATGTGCTGGCCTATGTTTGCAGCCATATCCTCGCCTTCGACGTCCAGGTTCACCGCGGTGTCCTGCAACTTTGCACCGCCGGCGCGGGCACCGCGCATCGGATGCCGGAGGGCGTGGAATATCTCCATTGTATCCAGGCGGCGCTTGATGCGGATAGTTTTCGTTATCAGGTGTTGGATACTGACGGTGTTGTTCGCGAACGGTTGCAATGGCCCTTCAAAGAGGCGGGTTCGGAAGACTGGCAAAGTCTGTTGCCCGGGACGCATGCGGCTGCCTTTGTCGGCTCGACGAGCAATAACCGCATTGTCGAACTGCGTATACGGGGTCTGATGCCGGACACGGCACATGCTCCGGCTCAAACCCTCTTCTCCGCCTTCGATCCCGATAGTATCGCGCCGCTCTGGCTAGGCTTGCGCGGTCCGCGACAGACCGTGACCGTGATCCTGGGCCGCGAACCCGGACGCAGCCCGCACTATTGGGTTGGTCCCGATCTCGCTGCCGGCCAGTCTTTCGATATTGATATCGTCCTTCATGCCGGCATGGGTCCGGGTGGCGTTCTCTATCGCATGCATGGCGATAACAGATGGACCTCATTCGACGCAGCCTCCGCAACGGGCCTCGACCGTCTGGTCTGGCCGGACCAATGGAGCGTGGGTCATGGCCAGGGTGGAGCAGCGGATCGTGCCTTTATGGGCCGCGAGCTACAAGTTTCGATTGTTGCGGCGCGATGATCGTCAAGGCCGGGATGTCCTGTAGCTAAAAGGTCGCGGCCGGCTCCGTCGCCAGAGCCGGCTCTCGCAAACTCAAACCTTCTTCCCCTCCGGCTTCTCATCTGGCTGATGCCAGGCGCGGCCATCGCGTTGGATGAGGTCGTCGGCGCAGGCTGGTCCCATGCTGCCCGGCGCGTAAGGATCGGGTTTGCCGCCTTCGGCCCAGAGGTCGAGGAAGGGCTGCACGGCGGCCCAGCCGGCTTCGATGCCGTCGGCACGCTGGAACAGGGTCTGGTCGCCGACGAAAAGTTCGTAGAACAGGCTCTCGTAGCCGGTCTGCTTGCCGATGTCGAAGCGGTCGGCATAGCGGAAGTCGAGCGAGATCGGCACGGTCTTCAGCACGAGGCCCGGTGCTTTGATAGAGATTTCCATGTCCAGCCCCTCGTCGGGCTGCACCTGAATGATCAGCCGGTTCGGCGGTAGCTGCGGGCGGGAGGCGGGGCGCGGGAACTGCGCGAAGGGCACTTGCCGGAAGGTGATGACAATCTCGGTATCGCGTGCCTTCAGCGCCTTGCCGGTGCGCAGGTAGAAGGGAACGCCGGCCCAGCGCCAGGTATCGACGAGCAGTTTGAGCGCGACGAAGGTTTCGGTGCTGCTATCGGGCGCAACGTCCGCCGTCCCGGTGTAAGCGGGCAGGTTGTTGCCGTTGAGCGGGCCAGCGGTATAGGCACCGCGCACGCCGTTCGTGGCCGCTTCTTCTGGCGAATAGATGCGCAAAGCTTTCAGAAGCTTGCCTTTTTCATTGCGGATCGATTCTGCGTCAAAATTGTTCGGCGGCTCCATCGCTACCATGGCCAGAAGCTGGAAGAGATGGTTCGGCACCATGTCGCGCAGCGCGCCGGTGGAATCGTAGAATTTGCCGCGCGTGCCGACATCCACCAGTTCCGCCGCGGTGATCTGGACGTGATCGATGTAATTGTTATTCCAGAGCGCCTCGATCATCATGTTGGCGAAGCGCGTCGTCATGATGTTCTGGACGGTTTCCTTGCCGAGGAAATGGTCGATGCGATAGATCTGGTTTTCGTTGGCGTGGCTGAGCAGCCGGGCGTTCAGCTCGCGAGCCGAGGTAAGATCGTGGCCGAAAGGCTTTTCGATCGCGATCCGGCGGAAGGCGCCGGCCGTTTCGGTCATAAGCCCGTTCGCGGAAAGCTTCTCGGCGACATCGCCAAAGAAGCGCGGCGGCACGGCGAGATAAAAAGCAGCATTGGCGCTTGGCGCCTGCGACAAGTATTTGCTGATCTCGTCATAAACGGCGTTCTGAGTGAAGTCGCCGGAAATATAGGTGATGCGCTTGCGCAGGCTCTGCCATGCCTGCTGCCGTTCAGGCTCCTGCATGTCGCCCGATGTGGCGAGAAACGAATCCAGCTTCTCCAGCAGCATATCGACGCCGCCGGGTTCGATGCCGATGCCAAGAATATGCAGGTCGTCGCCCACAAGCCCGCTGCGCGACATGTTGATCAGCGTCGGAATAAGCAGCCGCCGCGTCAGATCGCCGGTGGCGCCGAAGATGACGAAAGTCAACGGCGGCGCGGGTGCAACATCCGGGCCGCTCACGAGCGCACCTTTGCCGAGCGGATGGACATCGGGTTTCTGGATGACATGGGGTATCTCCTCGGACCTGTTGCAGTTTTGCGTTGGCTGCGCATGTTCTACTGCATAATTCCTTAGATCGGAATCGATCTAAGGAT
Encoded proteins:
- a CDS encoding metallophosphoesterase family protein, with translation MSANPIPSLMPQGSGHSFVLYGDSCSGVPGALHEKTFAAVNAVLRRLDPPPEFILFPGDEVIGLTADAEELRAQWRHWLDHEMSWLDRQKTPLWHTTGNHTTYDEMSEQIFREVLQLPENGPPGQEGLSYWVRRGDLLLVFVHTLWTGLGGEGHVETEWLEATLKAHGDISHKIVLGHHPVFPVNGFSGAYQREIGPEYAKRFWDILVETDVLAYVCSHILAFDVQVHRGVLQLCTAGAGTAHRMPEGVEYLHCIQAALDADSFRYQVLDTDGVVRERLQWPFKEAGSEDWQSLLPGTHAAAFVGSTSNNRIVELRIRGLMPDTAHAPAQTLFSAFDPDSIAPLWLGLRGPRQTVTVILGREPGRSPHYWVGPDLAAGQSFDIDIVLHAGMGPGGVLYRMHGDNRWTSFDAASATGLDRLVWPDQWSVGHGQGGAADRAFMGRELQVSIVAAR
- the zwf gene encoding glucose-6-phosphate dehydrogenase, which produces MSGPDVAPAPPLTFVIFGATGDLTRRLLIPTLINMSRSGLVGDDLHILGIGIEPGGVDMLLEKLDSFLATSGDMQEPERQQAWQSLRKRITYISGDFTQNAVYDEISKYLSQAPSANAAFYLAVPPRFFGDVAEKLSANGLMTETAGAFRRIAIEKPFGHDLTSARELNARLLSHANENQIYRIDHFLGKETVQNIMTTRFANMMIEALWNNNYIDHVQITAAELVDVGTRGKFYDSTGALRDMVPNHLFQLLAMVAMEPPNNFDAESIRNEKGKLLKALRIYSPEEAATNGVRGAYTAGPLNGNNLPAYTGTADVAPDSSTETFVALKLLVDTWRWAGVPFYLRTGKALKARDTEIVITFRQVPFAQFPRPASRPQLPPNRLIIQVQPDEGLDMEISIKAPGLVLKTVPISLDFRYADRFDIGKQTGYESLFYELFVGDQTLFQRADGIEAGWAAVQPFLDLWAEGGKPDPYAPGSMGPACADDLIQRDGRAWHQPDEKPEGKKV